One Dama dama isolate Ldn47 chromosome 31, ASM3311817v1, whole genome shotgun sequence genomic window carries:
- the LOC133049894 gene encoding uncharacterized protein LOC133049894, whose amino-acid sequence MWREEIGTGSAGRGGAREAESPWLVDAAARSARPARTGVQRDGGKTCGRNFLPRQRKAGEKEAGRDLKRLSNLKSTPKTPLLEMRMACRYKFIVPPPRIFTALALLSALAAADWG is encoded by the exons ATGTGGAGGGAGGAGATTGGTACCGGGAGCGCGGGGCGAGGGGGTGCACGGGAAGCCGAAAGCCCGTGGCTGGTGGATGCTGCTGCAAGGTCTGCGAGGCCGGCGCGCACCGGCGTGCAAAGAGACGGGGGGAAAACTTGCGGCAGGAACTTCCTACCGAGGCAAAGAAAAGCAGGCgagaaggaggcagggagagacTTAAAACGTCTCAGTAACTTGAAAAGCACACCCAAAACACCCCTTCTGGAGATGAG GATGGCATGCCGCTATAAATTCATTGTTCCACCTCCTCGCATCTTCACAGCGCTCGCGCTGCTCTCGGCACTCGCAGCGGCAGACTGGGGATGA